The DNA segment GACCAATTTGACAAACCGCTTTGCTTAAAACGGCTTCATCGTATTGATTATTGACCATCATTCGAAACTGGCGCCCTGCAtcctaaataaagaaaaataatgacaaagaaaaatactAGCAGAGAAGTTGAAAGGACTTAGGGATGTATAAGGGTTGCACTTTAACTCTTCGGTTCTACTTTAAAGGCTCGGCCCAAGAAATTTCGTGCCTTAAAATGGGTTCTATCCCTGCGAAGTTAAGAAGGCGGAAGTTTGGTTGACCTACCCCTTCTGAGTGTTCTCTCTAAACTGAGAAGGTAACAGTTGACTCACATTTCGAGTTCTTTTTCGCTTGAACTTCCTTGATGGACCATCAGAACTTGTCGATGCCTCATTAGTAATTACACTGATAACCTCTGTTGCGCGTGTTTGATCGCCCTAAATGTAAAATCAGGGAGGTTGGATTGCagcaacaagaacaaaaacgaAACAGTATGAATTAACGGGACAAGGAACTGTACTGAGGGCAAACTTGTCAACTATACCACGGATGAATGCGTGCCAGTTGGATCAATTTGCTGAGAAAGAATCGTTCCTTCAGATGTGCTGAAAAATGACAACAATGTAATGATGATAACAATGACGAGGCGCCAATCACTTCAAATATTCTAACTATTCTTCATGACATAGGTATACCAATGGTGTCGCTAAAATGCAAGTGCTGGTGTCCTCGACCAACGACAGGAGAAGAAAGGTGTAATATATGATTATTAACAAGATCACAAACTTACCCTGGGTCATCTTCATCCATCAACTGATTGGGCGGGGAGACAGATACTGGGGAAATTGACAAATGCTGGGATGACTGTGGCATTGATGAGTCAAATGGAAGAGTGTCATCCAAACTTAATTCGTCATAGGTATCACCAAATCCCTGGAAATTAACGTCGTCGTCACCTTCCACAAGTAAATTGGGTGCATTGTCACATTCACTCATATATAGCATTGTTCTCTCTGCCACTTGCACCGAGCTTGACGGCAACAGGCATTTTCCGTCAAAACCACATAGCCTAAATTGCTCTGGGGTCAAGCAGAGCGATCGCACCCAGTCATACACTGCTGCCATTGTGCTGAAGACGTGAAATCGTCTTGAAATAAGTCCAAGAACGGGATGCCTCACTGATACATCTACCTTGCTTTCGTATTCATCCGGCTCTGGTTCAACCCGACGTAAGCGTGCTTGCTTAAGGTGCAGCCGACGGCTGGCTTTCTCTATTTCACTACACACCTCTagcctctttttttcttcctttcgtttATCCAAGGCCAAAGACTGAGCAAATTCCTGATCCTGTGCTTTTCGTATCTCTTCTCTTTCAATGGACGTGCCCAGTAGCTGATCTGCCTTAAGCTCCCTTTCATTTTCAGGAAATACTGGGACCAGAAGGTCGCTCTCATCATCTTTAACTACTTGATCCAATACTCCAGAATGTGATGCTTGCCTCTCaggaaaagtttttttctttgatttcaggtACAAGCGCACCCTCGTCGTCTTACACTGGTGAATATAATGCTGTAGGGTGAACGGATCTCCTTCAGGAGTGGATATGCGTAACGTTTCACACTTGAAATTCGCTAAGGCAACTTCCATGTCTTCAAGGGCTCCAAATATACATCTGCCATCGGAAAAGAATATTTCTTCGGCAATTTGTATAATTTGTTGGATGTCTGCATTCAGGGGTACATCTACCTCCCTTGTCCCACCACCTTTCTGGAGCCTTACCGAAATGTACCTTTGGTGATCATCACTGAAATGAAGCCACCCAATTTGTACTTTCCTTGTCTTCACCATTTTTTGAGGTTGTTTGGATTCTGTGACACGGTTAGTGattgtttttctctgttttgacttctttttgTTAAGCAATTCGGTCACCAGTTGTCGCTTGGTTTCTTTATCAGATCTTTccctcattttcctttcacaAAAGCCACGGAGACTTAAAATATCCCCTTTTCTAATAAGGCCGAGTTCTTCAAGTTCTTTGTCCTGACTTTGAATTACCGCCCCAATATCCATCTATAAGGAAAGcgtatttttattaattaatgaaagttACGGTAATCAGCGGAATGCAAGTAAACATTCTTAGGCAGCCTGCTTTGTTTTGCAGTTACAGTTCACTTTATGCCATAAGTTGGTTTCCCATGGAATCAAAGGAGGGGTATCTGCGACCCCACTTTCGTTAGATAATACACGTT comes from the Montipora foliosa isolate CH-2021 unplaced genomic scaffold, ASM3666993v2 scaffold_477, whole genome shotgun sequence genome and includes:
- the LOC137989841 gene encoding uncharacterized protein, which produces MAATFTTDSSVEQVCGFLRERGTEETTIRNFEEERMDIGAVIQSQDKELEELGLIRKGDILSLRGFCERKMRERSDKETKRQLVTELLNKKKSKQRKTITNRVTESKQPQKMVKTRKVQIGWLHFSDDHQRYISVRLQKGGGTREVDVPLNADIQQIIQIAEEIFFSDGRCIFGALEDMEVALANFKCETLRISTPEGDPFTLQHYIHQCKTTRVRLYLKSKKKTFPERQASHSGVLDQVVKDDESDLLVPVFPENERELKADQLLGTSIEREEIRKAQDQEFAQSLALDKRKEEKKRLEVCSEIEKASRRLHLKQARLRRVEPEPDEYESKVDVSVRHPVLGLISRRFHVFSTMAAVYDWVRSLCLTPEQFRLCGFDGKCLLPSSSVQVAERTMLYMSECDNAPNLLVEGDDDVNFQGFGDTYDELSLDDTLPFDSSMPQSSQHLSISPVSVSPPNQLMDEDDPGTSEGTILSQQIDPTGTHSSVGDQTRATEVISVITNEASTSSDGPSRKFKRKRTRNDAGRQFRMMVNNQYDEAVLSKAEDDGNSVTEVQERSQRDSIEVDDIADGEVVLAEDHINRNATSECQTQSLQETITSGPEQNTHQKENRVKLQEELRGLVNALFPGSLEDPANRQLVNIRRRKLWQDACRAFGSPTFDVSRGIRVHFIGETGVDGGGPRREFYRLLVTTACTMAGMLEGSDGRKVPMHNCAAIKAGKFKLLGMMAGMSMVDGGPGLPVFSESVFHYIAKGTPRVGEVEDVPDPVVRKNLSQLRLVQTTEDLRNMVTSEDFVFLLDCGFPKPLALLQLAERDEVVECAIVHYTHYRIRGELDQLKEGLAKVGVLEAITRDPDLFKPLFCWDSSLQVTTGYIRWLFDPKLSEVGSNARSQEEDLLYNWEEYLKEI